The proteins below come from a single Pichia kudriavzevii chromosome 2, complete sequence genomic window:
- a CDS encoding uncharacterized protein (PKUD0B06480; similar to Saccharomyces cerevisiae YKL193C (SDS22); ancestral locus Anc_4.298), giving the protein MTTPDISELHICSESDPEHPSEDQILSDDEDAKATRRSHEAREAQLAAIEKQYGLTEIPDSNVDVLPADDELTGDIPVDTTWIELIHLKIHSLEDLHLEKFANLESLNLRCNLITSIHGLKDIPNKDSMEELDFYDNRIKHISKYMNEFSHLQNLDLSFNNIRHMRNLDKLTKLENLYLVQNKITKIDGIANLTSLTNLELGGNRIEQIEGLDTLVNLRQLWLGQNRIKRLQGLSKLQQLRVLSIQSNSIDADSLGELQECQALEEVYLADNNLCHIDAMPYLPNLTTLDVSGNKLESLPQHLEKLFPLLTDLWMSRNSLGPTVNALSPALSGLSRLECIYLESNPCAQDPLYRRKVQLILPKIEKIDALYTKSGV; this is encoded by the coding sequence ATGACTACTCCAGATATATCAGAATTGCATATCTGCTCCGAGAGTGATCCGGAGCATCCCAGTGAGGACCAAATCCTTAGCGACGACGAGGATGCCAAGGCGACCAGACGGTCGCATGAAGCTCGAGAGGCCCAACTAGCCGCTATAGAGAAACAATATGGCTTGACTGAGATTCCCGACAGCAACGTGGACGTTTTGCCTGCTGACGACGAGCTCACGGGCGATATCCCCGTGGACACTACATGGATTGAATTGATCCATTTGAAGATCCATTCTCTCGAAGATTTGCATTTGGAGAAGTTTGCCAATTTGGAGAGCTTGAATTTACGTTGCAATCTCATCACGTCCATCCATGGGTTAAAAGACATCCCCAATAAAGACTCGATGGAGGAGCTCGACTTCTACGATAACCGAATCAAACACATAAGTAAGTACATGAACGAGTTCTCTCATTTGCAGAATCTCGATTTGAGTTTCAACAATATACGGCACATGAGAAATCTAGATAAACTCACcaaattggagaatttATACTTGGtacaaaacaaaatcaccaaaattGACGGAATCGCAAACTTGACATCCTTGACGAATTTGGAACTTGGTGGGAATCGAATCGAGCAAATCGAAGGGTTGGATACTCTGGTGAATTTACGACAACTATGGTTGGGCCAAAACAGAATCAAACGATTGCAAGGCTTATCGAAACTACAACAGTTACGTGTCTTGTCCATCCAAAGCAACTCAATTGACGCCGACTCTCTTGGAGAACTCCAAGAATGTCAGGCATTGGAAGAAGTTTACCTTGCCGATAACAACCTCTGCCATATAGACGCCATGCCTTATCTCCCCAATCTGACTACACTCGATGTCAGCGGTAACAAATTAGAGTCTCTCCCACAACATCTAGAGAAACTCTTCCCCCTTCTCACAGACCTATGGATGTCGAGGAACTCACTTGGCCCAACAGTGAACGCCCTCTCTCCGGCATTGAGTGGCCTCTCCCGACTCGAATGTATCTACTTGGAATCCAACCCTTGTGCACAAGATCCTCTTTATAGAAGAAAAGTTCAGTTGATTCTCCCgaaaattgagaaaattgatGCCCTCTACACGAAAAGCGGGGTATGA
- a CDS encoding uncharacterized protein (PKUD0B06490; Pfam Domains: Aminotran_1_2(5.2e-89)), which produces MLSIYKSIRLAKPDPILGLSAAFLRDPSPSKINLGVGAYRDNNGNPWTLPSVALAEGALARSHGNHEYVPILGSQKYIDSVQEFLFKEDKLGQLLREGKILTGQGLSGTGSLRVLGEFMHSHLKIKTIHVSTPTWPNHVNVFTNSSLKVAKYPYYDPQTKGLAFHEMLDSLSKVPYGDAILLHSCCHNPTGVDPTQDQWREILAIIKKRQLFPVIDMAYQGFAESLQKDMFVPQLTAKLGIPFILSQSFAKNMGLYGERIGSFSIILNDESEFEPVKSQISIVARAMYSSPPKHGAEIVSYILTNDKLLAQWETEVSIMRDRLANMRHSLYEELTRRTDNDWSHLIKQKGMFAFTGLNVNQVHKLREKNVYLTDNGRISIAGINNHNVNHLADAIAQVCK; this is translated from the coding sequence ATGTTATCCATTTACAAATCGATCCGTTTGGCAAAACCAGACCCTATTCTTGGTCTATCTGCGGCGTTTCTCAGAGACCCTTCTCCGTCGAAAATCAACCTCGGAGTTGGAGCATACAGAGATAACAACGGCAACCCTTGGACTCTACCATCGGTGGCCCTTGCCGAGGGAGCCTTGGCACGTTCACATGGCAACCACGAGTACGTGCCCATCTTGGGGTCACAGAAGTACATTGACAGTGTACAGGAGTTTCTCTTTAAAGAAGACAAACTCGGCCAACTACTCAGGGAGGGGAAGATTTTAACTGGACAAGGACTCTCAGGTACTGGTTCCCTGAGGGTCTTGGGAGAATTTATGCATTCccatttgaaaattaaGACCATCCATGTATCAACTCCCACTTGGCCTAACCATGTCAATGTGTTCACCAATTCCTCTTTAAAAGTTGCAAAATATCCCTATTATGATCCGCAAACAAAAGGTCTTGCATTTCATGAAATGCTTGATTCATTATCCAAAGTACCTTATGGTGACGCAATTCTCTTACATTCTTGCTGTCATAATCCAACAGGAGTTGATCCAACTCAAGATCAATGGAGGGAAATTTTGGCAATTATTAAAAAACGGCAATTATTCCCCGTCATTGATATGGCATACCAAGGATTTGCCGAGTCTCTTCAAAAGGATATGTTTGTCCCGCAATTAACGGCCAAATTGGGAATACCTTTTATACTATCGCAGTCATTTGCCAAAAACATGGGATTATATGGAGAACGTATTGGATCATTTTCCATCATCTTGAACGATGAATCCGAATTTGAGCCTGTTAAATCTCAAATCTCCATTGTTGCCCGTGCAATGTATTCTTCGCCTCCAAAACATGGTGCAGAGATAGTGTCCTATATCTTGACAAACGATAAGCTATTAGCACAATGGGAAACCGAAGTCTCCATCATGAGAGATAGATTGGCCAATATGAGACACTCATTATATGAAGAGCTAACTAGAAGAACCGACAATGACTGGTCTCATTTGATCAAACAGAAGGGTATGTTTGCATTCACTGGGCTGAATGTTAACCAAGTCCACAAGCTTAGAGAAAAGAATGTTTATTTGACTGACAATGGCAGAATCAGTATTGCTGGCATTAATAATCATAATGTGAACCATTTGGCCGACGCAATTGCACAAGTATGCAAGTGA
- a CDS encoding uncharacterized protein (PKUD0B06500; similar to Saccharomyces cerevisiae YMR105C (PGM2) and YKL127W (PGM1); ancestral locus Anc_2.445): protein MSVREVHTTPFTDQKPGTSGLRKKTTRFQIENYTENFIQAVLYAIPQGAKGATLVVGGDGRYYNDVFINIIAQISAANGVLKLIIGENGILSTPAASNVIRKYGATGGIILTASHNPGGPENDCGIKYNLSNGGPAPESVTNDIYEESMKLTKYKIMDLPKIDLKHIGTKKYGPLEVEIIDSTKDYVEMMEEIFDFPLIKEFIDEHKDFTFLFDALNGVTGPYGRAIFVEKLGLPESTIQNATPLPDFGGLHPDPNLTYARTLVEKVDSQKITLGAASDGDGDRNMIYGYKTFVSPGDSVAIISEYADSIPYFKKNGVYGLARSMPTSCAIDLVAKDKKLNVYEVPTGWKFFCALFDSNKLSICGEESFGTGSNHIREKDGLWAIVAWLNLIAAFAKENPSAPVSVDYIQTKFWEKYGRTFFTRYDFENVSTVDANKVIGNLEQHMASEKFIGSTIGTGKVIEADNFSYKDLDGSVSTKQGLFVKLDNGLRFVVRLSGTGSSGATIRLYLEKHSTDKSKETLALPVDEYLKDDISAVLKFLKFKEFIGTETPTVKT, encoded by the coding sequence ATGTCAGTCAGAGAAGTACACACCACCCCATTCACTGACCAAAAGCCAGGTACATCTGGGCTCCGTAAAAAAACGACCCgtttccaaattgaaaactacACGGAAAACTTCATCCAGGCTGTCCTGTATGCCATTCCACAGGGTGCCAAGGGCGCAACTTTAGTAGTTGGTGGTGATGGCCGTTACTATAACGACGTCTTTATCAATATAATTGCACAGATTTCTGCAGCCAATGGTGTTTTGAAGCTCATTATTGGTGAAAATGGTATTCTATCGACTCCAGCCGCATCAAATGTCATTAGAAAGTACGGCGCCACCGGCGGTATCATTCTAACTGCCTCCCATAATCCGGGTGGCCCGGAAAATGACTGTGGTATCAAGTATAACCTATCTAATGGAGGTCCAGCGCCTGAATCGGTGACCAATGATATTTACGAGGAGTCTATGAAGCTAACCAAATATAAAATCATGGATCTACCGAAAATTGACTTGAAACATATTGGCACTAAGAAGTACGGCCCGTTAGAagttgaaatcattgattcaACTAAAGATTACGTTGAAATGATGGAAgaaatctttgatttcccATTAATTAAAGAGTTCATTGATGAGCACAAAGACTTCACTTTTCTATTTGATGCCCTCAACGGTGTTACTGGCCCTTATGGTAGGGCCATTTtcgttgaaaaattgggaCTCCCCGaatcaacaattcaaaatgcTACCCCATTACCTGATTTTGGCGGACTACATCCAGATCCTAATTTAACCTATGCTCGTACATTGGTTGAAAAGGTGGATTCCCAGAAAATCACCCTTGGTGCCGCATCcgatggtgatggtgataGAAATATGATTTATGGTTACAAGACCTTCGTCTCACCAGGTGACTCAGTTGCCATTATTTCGGAATACGCAGATTCCATTCCTTACTTCAAGAAGAACGGTGTTTATGGATTAGCTAGATCAATGCCAACATCTTGTGCAATTGATCTAGTTGCTAAGGATAAGAAACTGAACGTTTACGAGGTTCCTACAGGTTGGAAGTTCTTCTGTGCCTTGTTTGATTCTAACAAATTAAGTATTTGTGGTGAAGAATCGTTTGGTACCGGTTCTAACCACATCAGAGAGAAAGATGGTCTGTGGGCAATTGTTGCTTGGTTGAACCTCATTGCTGCGTTTGCCAAGGAGAATCCATCGGCTCCAGTTTCAGTGGACTATATTCAAACTAAATTTTGGGAAAAATACGGCCGTACTTTCTTCACTAGATACGATTTTGAGAATGTCTCAACTGTAGATGCCAACAAGGTTATTGGTAACTTAGAGCAACACATGGCCTCTGAGAAGTTTATTGGATCAACTATTGGCACCGGTAAGGTTATCGAAGCTGATAATTTCTCCTATAAAGACTTAGATGGCTCAGTGTCCACCAAACAAGGCCTTTTCGTTAAGCTTGATAATGGTTTGAGGTTTGTTGTAAGATTGTCAGGCACAGGCTCCTCCGGTGCAACTATTAGATTGTACTTGGAAAAGCATTCCACCGacaaatcaaaggaaaCGTTGGCCTTGCCTGTAgatgaatatttgaaagatgATATTTCCGCAGTTTTAAAATTCTTAAAGTTTAAGGAATTCATTGGAACTGAAACACCAACAGTTAAAACTTAA
- a CDS encoding uncharacterized protein (PKUD0B06510; Pfam Domains: WD40(9.8e-22)): MTNTLTLISKYLYKEHPDIAREITELPEFDAGDREYLITKEEVKDLANGDLNLNCSEIIRKMVQLGANEEKVKNCIITTRFHELLYFERDQRGSLAILEEVDLNVRENLTSLLINEKKWAVKDVQESRYYLVENLFKLVDGPRETLEDLLNDAHSFKELRFPSTIPDQLKNTLKYHTNEVWFIKYSPNGKYLATGSKDTKIIVYDASNDYKLECVFQLHTESITYITWNDTSTALLSLSFDQSLRIWSIEESRCLVEIDRKSGITNSRLSCASFLGDDELLVASNDGKLFIVSTKRLKVVKEFKSNIPPQIQDFVILNSKVYAITLNQEFLVFSLDLTLIHKMDLEKRPTSITSVGEKILINLRPGGMILLNVEDIPFIESFYALPIASTSNFVVRGTGGVHNGHLAWIISGGRSGEIWIWGNQGNILRCLQQHSQLVNCVSFRPGTLEWASASDDGTVCIWGV; this comes from the coding sequence ATGACCAACACGCTAACCCTGATATCGAAGTACTTGTACAAGGAGCATCCAGATATTGCTCGAGAGATTACTGAGTTACCTGAATTTGATGCGGGTGATCGTGAGTACTTAATTACTAAAGAGGAGGTCAAAGATCTTGCCAATGGTGACTTAAACTTGAACTGCTCGGAAATCATTAGGAAGATGGTCCAGTTAGGGGCTAACGAGGAGAAGGTGAAGAATTGTATCATAACCACAAGATTTCATGAGTTACTCTATTTTGAACGAGACCAAAGGGGTAGTTTGGCAATATTAGAGGAAGTCGATCTTAATGTTCGTGAGAATCTAACGTCACTATTAATAAATGAGAAAAAGTGGGCCGTGAAAGACGTTCAAGAGAGTCGATATTATCTTGTGGAAAATTTGTTCAAGTTGGTCGATGGGCCAAGAGAAACATTGGAAGATTTGTTGAATGATGCACATAGCTTCAAAGAGTTGAGGTTTCCCTCGACTATCCCTGATCAACTAAAGAATACGTTAAAGTACCATACAAATGAGGTATGGTTCATCAAGTATTCCCCAAATGGAAAATATTTAGCCACTGGCTCAAAAGACACCAAGATTATTGTATATGATGCATCAAATGACTACAAACTTGAGTGCGTCTTCCAACTACATACAGAATCAATCACCTATATCACGTGGAACGATACCTCAACCGCATTGTTGTCGCTATCCTTTGATCAAAGCCTAAGGATATGGTCTATTGAAGAAAGTAGATGTTtagttgaaattgatagGAAATCAGGTATTACAAACTCTAGACTAAGTTGCGCTTCTTTTTTGGGGGATGATGAACTATTGGTTGCCTCTAACGATGGAAAGTTGTTCATTGTTTCTACAAAACGACTGAAAGTGGTAAAGGAGTTCAAATCTAATATACCACCTCAAATTCAAGACTTTGTTATACTAAATTCGAAGGTTTATGCAATTACATTAAACCAGGAGTTTTTAGTATTTTCACTTGATCTAACACTTATCCATAAGATGGACTTAGAGAAGAGACCAACGTCGATAACATCGGTTGGGGAGAAAATCTTAATAAACTTGAGGCCGGGTGGGATGATCCTTTTaaatgttgaagatataCCTTTTATTGAATCCTTCTATGCATTACCGATTGCAAGCACTTCGAATTTTGTTGTTCGTGGAACTGGTGGAGTTCACAATGGCCATTTGGCATGGATAATAAGTGGTGGCAGAAGTGGTGAGATCTGGATTTGGGGAAATCAGGGGAATATACTAAGATGCCTCCAACAACATTCACAGTTGGTCAACTGTGTAAGTTTTAGGCCAGGTACTTTGGAATGGGCAAGTGCCAGTGACGATGGGACTGTTTGTATATGGGGGGTTTGA
- a CDS encoding uncharacterized protein (PKUD0B06520; similar to Saccharomyces cerevisiae YJR069C (HAM1); ancestral locus Anc_1.520) yields MTTITFVTGNANKLREVTQILCGDSLSSTVGDFSITNMKLDLDEIQGSVDEVTIHKTKQAAEIVKGPVLVEDTCLGYNAYNNLPGPYIKWFLKSVGLDGLVKMLDGFEDKSANAITTFGYCEGPGKDVLLFQGITTGKIVPSRGPTDFGWDSVFCPDGFDTTYAEMRGEEKNKISHRSKALAKLKEYLEGI; encoded by the coding sequence ATGACCACAATTACCTTTGTCACAGGTAATGCCAACAAACTAAGAGAAGTCACCCAGATTTTATGTGGTGATTCTTTATCCTCCACTGTTGGCGATTTCAGTATTACTAATATGAAACTCGatcttgatgaaattcaaggttctgttgatgaagtCACTATTCACAAGACCAAACAGGCGGCAGAAATCGTCAAAGGACCGGTTTTGGTTGAAGACACGTGCCTTGGTTATAATGCATACAACAATCTACCTGGTCCATACATCAAATGGTTTTTGAAAAGCGTTGGATTAGACGGGTTGGTAAAGATGTTGGATggatttgaagataaatCAGCCAACGCAATTACTACTTTTGGTTATTGCGAAGGACCAGGTAAGGATGTCTTGCTCTTCCAAGGCATCACTACCGGTAAGATAGTACCATCCAGAGGTCCTACTGATTTTGGGTGGGATTCGGTGTTCTGTCCCGATGGTTTCGATACTACATATGCTGAGATGAGAGGTGAggaaaagaacaaaattaGCCACAGATCAAAGGCTTTAGCCAAACTCAAAGAGTATTTAGAGGGtatataa
- a CDS encoding uncharacterized protein (PKUD0B06530; similar to Saccharomyces cerevisiae YLR205C (HMX1); ancestral locus Anc_7.344) has protein sequence MAIPTHSNTYINQHEIIPAKNDLGALANRINSETRSLHNQIDKMMTLKFAIAVRNPKIYRQGIQFFYHVFSAIEDCLARELANTGSKYHEMFVGIYKPVMLRREKLYRDLMFFYGDESKFAKPIMPKQIEFTDYIRKSTADHPYLLLAYMHVLYLALFAGGRIMSSQVSKSLRLFPQVEGKSYDEIINEGTNFYKFDVEDMETLRIIYKRDYELQTRNFLSEEEKEEVINESKFIFTQVAEGIKEIETHNLEAIKGSIGYQVALQGYYFAIFITALLLCMILKRIVYSFI, from the coding sequence ATGGCCATCCCAACACATTCAAACACTTATATCAATCAACACGAAATCATTCCTGCAAAGAATGACCTAGGTGCCCTAGCAAACCGGATCAATAGTGAGACACGTTCTTTACACAACCAAATAGATAAGATGATGACTCTAAAGTTTGCAATTGCAGTTCGTAATCCAAAGATTTACAGACAGGGCATTCAGTTTTTCTACCATGTCTTTAGTGCCATTGAAGACTGTCTCGCACGTGAGCTGGCAAACACGGGGAGCAAGTACCATGAGATGTTTGTAGGAATCTACAAACCTGTAATGTTAAGACGTGAGAAATTATATCGTGACTTGATGTTCTTCTATGGTGATGAATCGAAATTCGCCAAACCAATCATGccaaaacaaattgagTTTACTGACTATAtcagaaaatcaacagcAGATCACCCTTACTTACTGTTGGCTTACATGCATGTTCTCTATTTGGCGTTGTTTGCCGGTGGTAGAATTATGAGTTCTCAGGTTTCGAAAAGTCTAAGGTTGTTCCCGCAAGTTGAGGGCAAATCCTACgatgaaatcatcaatgaagGTACCAATTTCTATAAATTTGATGTCGAAGATATGGAAACTTTGAGAATTATCTACAAGAGAGACTACGAGCTACAGACTCGTAATTTCTTAagtgaggaagaaaaggaggaaGTTATCAATGAGTCCAAGTTTATTTTCACTCAAGTTGCTGAAggtatcaaagaaatcgaAACCCATAACTTAGAAGCCATTAAAGGCTCTATTGGATATCAAGTTGCTCTACAAGGGTACTACTTTGCCATTTTCATAACTGCATTACTTTTATGTATGATTCTCAAGAGGATTGTTTACTCGTTTATCTAG
- a CDS encoding uncharacterized protein (PKUD0B06540; similar to Saccharomyces cerevisiae YNL252C (MRPL17); ancestral locus Anc_1.108), with amino-acid sequence MLSYSRSFSTTRSASAIKASLILSRTPIVTPDVPEFENAFYNYQQELEKRLMWTFPKWFYFKKGTVAEREFTEAQKYPVPNHRGVWFPKGTPDLKHGRDRRFKQEVILPKRGGVEAEEEDLDDVGRSIRPNPRITKADESNDQSSLERKLPRTLYLLVQDGSGSWKFPSFPSDGKTGLHQTAEEGLRTIGGDKLNTWSVSNSPAAVIKSNDDADFLMKSHIVAGRFEVQKDSNIKDFKWLVKEEIAEFVDPKYYEKISHLISDV; translated from the coding sequence ATGCTATCATATTCTAGATCCTTTTCTACCACTCGCTCTGCATCGGCTATTAAGGCGTCTCttattttatcaagaaCGCCGATTGTTACGCCAGATGTTCCTgagtttgaaaatgcaTTTTACAACTACCAACAAGAGTTGGAAAAGAGGCTGATGTGGACATTTCCGAAATGGttttatttcaagaaaGGTACTGTTGCTGAGAGGGAATTCACTGAAGCCCAAAAGTATCCAGTTCCAAACCACAGAGGTGTTTGGTTCCCCAAGGGAACACCAGATTTGAAGCATGGTAGAGACAGGAGATTCAAACAGGAGGTGATATTACCTAAGAGAGGCGGAGTTGAAGCGGAGGAAGAAGATCTGGATGATGTCGGTAGATCCATTAGACCAAATCCAAGAATCACAAAGGCAGATGAATCGAACGATCAATCTTCacttgaaagaaaactacCAAGAACCCTGTATTTGTTGGTACAAGATGGCTCAGGTTCCTGGAAGTTTCCCTCCTTCCCAAGCGACGGGAAAACAGGTCTCCACCAAACTGCTGAAGAAGGGCTAAGAACAATTGGTGGTGACAAACTAAACACATGGTCTGTTTCCAATTCTCCAGCTGCTGTCATCAAATCGAACGATGACGCTGACTTTTTAATGAAATCTCATATAGTTGCAGGTAGGTTTGAAGTACAAAAGGATTCAAATattaaagatttcaaatGGTTAGtgaaggaagaaattgcTGAATTCGTTGATCCAAAATACTATGAAAAAATTAGCCATTTGATTAGCGATGTCTAA